The Pseudanabaena sp. ABRG5-3 genome includes the window GATCGGGACAAGAAGAATCAGCGATCGCCTATATTCAGACTCATTTGAGAGATCGATTTTTAGCAATTCCCAAAGATAAAGCAATCCATCTTGGATTATTTGGATTACCCGAACAGCCACCTACTGAGGAAATGGGCGATCGCATAGGAGATTTGATTTTAATTCCCCAAAATGGCTGGTCTTGTTTTCAGCATGTGGGAGAGACGAAACCAGAGGATTGTCAGACGACGCTCATAGGTATTCATGGCGGTGTGACGCGGGCTGAAATGCTGATTCCGTTCTTAGCCTATCGATTTTAAACTGCTTACAAGTTCTATCCATTCCGTGCTGTTATTGCTGATTAGTCCGCTAAAGATGAGCATTACAGCAAGAGTGCTTATTTGTTCGTGCGATCGTATGTCCAAAAATTGAATAATTATTTGTCTTTGCGTCGGGACGTATCCTGAAAGCAATCACCGACAACTTCTCCGAACTCAACAGAGAAATCAAACTATTTTTGCTTGCTAAATCTTGGCTAAAATCATAGACAGCGTCGCTCAAACTCCTGTTCATTGATATTTGAATCTCAGTTCAAGTGCGGCACAAAAGCTGTTGAGGCTATTTAACAAGGCATTGTAGTAAGCATAAGCATCATCACGTTCGTTCTGAAGATGGGCATATAAGGCTAGTTCTGGCTCTGATACTAGAGGTACTTTTGGAATATCTAAGCCTGCTGCGGTTAAGCGTACGGATGCGATCGCAATTAATAATGACCCGATGGTATTATTTCTGCCTTGGTAAAGATCTTCTAGTCCAAGTAAGATTAAATCCGATCCTGGTAATTCATTTAGCTCCATTATTGATTCCTTTCTGATTTATTTTCACAACGCTCAATGAATTGTTCAATTCTATTTTTCAGAAGATCGGGATTAAGAGAAGGAAATCGGATCAATTCAGATGTGATCGCTTCAAAGCAATCACGTAGTTTATCTAAAGAAAATAACTTCTGTTCATACATGGCTAGAACATCATCAATGTCGCGGTTATATCCTCTAGATATTTTAGAAAGGGCTTGGGCTGTGAAGTCATAATGATAAAATGAGATTTCACCGTATCTTCCAATAAAAACACTTCTATCACGCCATCCTGGAAGTGGTGGTAAGAAGTCCTGTGGAGAGGCTAGTTCAATATTGATGTCTAATTCTTGTTTGAGCTTGGCGATCGCTTGAAAAATTCCTAGTGGTTCAGGATCTAGACGAATATCGATATCTACTGTAGAGCTACGCCAACCAATGAGTAAAGCACTAGCGCCACCTGTAAAGTAGATGCAGCCAGAACCACGGGCTTCTCTACCTAAGGCTTTCATGAGTTGTTCGATCTTTTGAGGATCGACATTTGAGCGCATAATTTGACATCAGTGCAAGTGAACTTCTTTAATTTAGCAGATTGAGCTTGGTTAAGGGGCGATCGCATATCTAAAAATTGAAGGCGATCGCCACCAGTGTATTTAAACGCGATCGCTTAATGATTATTTGTCTTTGCGGAGGAACGAATCCTGAAAGCGATCGCCAATAACTTCTGCAAGTTTAACAACGAAGCGAACCATTTCTGATAGCAGAATCTTGACTAGAAACAGAAAGCCTTAACTGGCATATCGGTTTGGTCTAACGTTCGCGCTCACCGGACGTAGATAACCTTTTAGACTATTGATACGTTCCAGTGCAGCACGGTTGTTAGGTGGTCTCTACCCTTTATCTTATGCTGAGATTTCAAGTGAGACTCAAGCTCCTAGTGTTTCAATTAATCGAGGTGCTCTACAGTATTTACCTCCAGAAAAAGATGGGCTGTCTTTTCAGGAACCCAACCCGATTAAATTTTTGAAAACTTAGATGAATCTTCGGCGGACAGTTTAGATTTAGATCGTAGGAAATCGTTCTTCTATGTGCGAGGAGGCACACCCTCGCCATTTGGAGGTCGTTCTCCTGGACCTATAGGCTTAATTGGTTTTATCTTGCCAATCTCAGAGATATTTGCGAGGTCAGGATTGATCACAAGATCTTTGGGGTCTATAGCGAGTTTTGGCCCAGTTTGAACTTGAGATGTATCTTGTTTCCCTGGATTGACTTGATTGTTATCAAGTTTTAGTCCTCGAGTGTATTGTCCAGTGATAGGATTGTACTCAATGCCTAGAGGAAGGCTACTGCTTTGTGATTCATCTCCAGTCATCGAACGCGCTGGCCTAGGATCTGTCAGTGGGAAATCTCCTGGCGCTCCATAGGGACGCTTGTCTACTACTGTCGTTGTTGTTTCACCATTAGGACTGGTAACTGTTTTTTCAACAACTACCACACGTTCTCCCGATTGTGTCTGTTCAACGTGAGTTCTTACACCACGTGTTGTTCCATCTGAAGAACGTTCTTGCGTGCTCCAACTAATTAAGTCTCCAGTTGTCGCATCATACTCTACGTAAGCGCTGGAATCACCTTGTTCTCTAACATACATTCGAATTGGATTGGGATGGTTGCTATCCTGAACAATAAAAGTTTGAGTTGTGCCTTCTTGTGAGGCAATTCCACTTGCTGAAATACTTCCTGGACCTACAACTGTTGATCGCGGTGGCTTTGGCTTTGGTAAAGGATTCTGAAAGCCAGACTCTTGTGTAAGCTCAGCACTTTCTGATGGATTAATAGGTTTTACCCTATCTAATACAGATCCACTGTCTCTTAAACTAGGTTGAATTAATTCTTGGGGATTTTTATACTTATCACTGCCAAGCAATGCTTGGAGCTCTTTGAGCAGCGATTTAGCATTACGTCCCTCAGAAACAGAATCAAGAATGTCTTGACTTAAGTTACTGGCTGACGCTTTTGATAGATCCACCAGAATCTGATTTTTCGATTCTTGGAATGCTGCTTTACCGAGTTCAAATTTACCATCATCTTTAATGTCAGTCATGATAGTTTTTCCCTTTGGCTTTGTGCATCGATAGATTAACTGAGATGGACTGCTGACGTGGCTGCGTTAAATAGTGATCTCCGTAGTCAAAAACTACCTCAAACATCCAATCGGTTCGTTTACTACGTGTGTTTAGGCGTACTACATCCTCTTCTATGAAAGGAAGTCGCATCCCGCAGAACTCACGTCAAACATCAACGGTCTCTGGTCACCGCTGAAGCCAGCCGAATCGCCAAACTCGACGTTGAGTGAAATGCCAACTCCCCAACGAACCTCGGGGTTGTCTGGAACGTCGAATCGCGACATCCGAAAATCTTCGCTGGTCTCTGGATCGATGCTGTCGTCCGTTAGGATTCGAGTCTCACCATCCCAAACGTGGACGGCTTTAAGGAATGTCCCGCTACCTGTTCGGAACCTGAGCAAAACAGACCCGACGCGTAGACGATCGTCATTGACGATCACCGGAGTCGGAATGGCAAAATGAAACCAGTTTGCCGAAAATGGAAACCCAATCACTCGGATGAAAAATCCCTTTCGTTCCAATAATGCGACTCGGTCGGTACGCTCGATTGTCATCGAATGCCCGTGGATCCACATTGCATGTGCTAACGCCATCGTCGTTTCTCCTTTTTGTTTGAGAACGTGTTGACTGTTTCATATACCGGAGAGACCCAAGCCCACAACGTCGAGGAAGTGGGCGACAACGCCTTGCCGCGACGGCTCAGTCTGAGTCATCCTCCAACGCCCAACTAGTAATTATACTGAAATTTTTAGCATAACATCTTTAAACTATGGTAATTATACAGAAACTTTCGGGGTAACACAACTATTTTACGTAATATACGGAATTTGTCTGAGTAACACCCCAACATATATGAATTATCCAGAAAAATTCTGGTTAACACGACCTAGCAAAAGCAAAAAAAACTTCTAGCCCGATCGCACAACACAATTCGCATTAATCACGAAACGAAGCTAGACATTCCTGCATTGCTTTCACCATTGTCTCGCGATCGCTGTGATAGCGGCGACCATGCCCAGGCAAAACCCACTCAAACTGATAGGTCGCTAACCTTTCCATCGATCGCCCTAATTCATCCCATGAATACCAGCAAGCATTCCGAGCTACTTAATACAACTTTTCAATTCTAAAGAACAATATAGGACTCCCATTCACATTTTTTTCTTCCACTTTCCTCATGCCTAGCCTTTCCGCTACTTTTTGCGACGCAATGTTTGGCTGATCGCAGCTTGCTACAAGATACTCATAACCGAGTTCATCAAAACAATACTCTAGTATTTTGGTTGCAGCTTCAGTAGCGTAGCCTTTTTTGATCGCTTTAGGTAGCAAGGCATAGACCAACTGGGGCTGTTCTTCTTCAAAGAAATACCACAAACCAACAAATCCAATGATTTCACTTTCACTATTTATCTTGATGAACCAAAGACCGAACTTTTCTTCTTCAAAGTGCTTTATGCTCTGTTTGAGCATTTCTTCAACCTGCTGCAAAGAGAAAACTTGATCGTCACATAAATACTTCCTGACGTAGGAATCAGTAAAAATCTTATGGAGTGTGCTGAGATCACTCTCCAAAATCGGTTTTAAAATCAAGTTCTGAGTTTCAAATATCATATCGCACGACCCAATTAGAATTAAACACCAAAGAAGCTAGACATTCCTGCATTGCTTGCGCCATAGTTTCGCGATCGCATCTATAGCCTATCATTAACAATTTTGTAAAGCTTGAGCAGCCGTTAACTGAAGTTCGGGAAATATTGGCGAAGTGATCGCCGATAACTTCTTCGGACTCAACATCATCGAAGCAAACTATTTTTGACTGCCCAATCTCGGCTGGGAATAGACAAACTAGTCTTATCGCTTCGGTATAACTTTCTTGCTGAGCGTCTGCCAGCAACCTTTGCAACTCCACTAAAATTCCGTACATCCAATGCAATTATCAACTCAATTGCCAGCAGCACTATCTAGTGGCAGCCTGACCACAAAATGAACGCCCAACGCATCACTTTCAACCCATAGGATGCCCCCTAAATATTCTATCTGCTTTTTGATAAGTGCTAACCCTAAGCCAGTTCCACCCTGCTTCCAGTGATCACTCTGAGGAATTCGATAGAACTTCTCAAAGATGCGGTCTAACTGGTCTTGAGCAATCTGAACCCCACTATTGCTGACCTGTAATTGAAGATGCCCTTCTGATAAGACAATATTAACCGTAATCATTTCTTCAGGAGGGGTGTACTTACAGGCATTGGTCATCAATTCCGTGAAGATACGAGTCAAGATGTTGACATCAGAACTAAAGGGTGGGAGTTCATCGGGCAGAAACACCTGTAAGTGTTGCTGCCGTTCCTTTATCCTGATTTCAAAGGTTGCGGCAATATTGGAGACCCACTCAATCACATCAATGGGGGCAATGCTTACCTGAATTCTTTCTGCATCCAATCGCTGTAAGTCCAGCAGGTTATTGACGAGTTCTATCTCTTGGTCACACTGTTCACTCAGAATCCCTAAACACTTTTGGAG containing:
- a CDS encoding DUF6623 family protein; its protein translation is MALAHAMWIHGHSMTIERTDRVALLERKGFFIRVIGFPFSANWFHFAIPTPVIVNDDRLRVGSVLLRFRTGSGTFLKAVHVWDGETRILTDDSIDPETSEDFRMSRFDVPDNPEVRWGVGISLNVEFGDSAGFSGDQRPLMFDVSSAGCDFLS
- a CDS encoding SpvB/TcaC N-terminal domain-containing protein, whose product is MRLPFIEEDVVRLNTRSKRTDWMFEVVFDYGDHYLTQPRQQSISVNLSMHKAKGKNYHD
- a CDS encoding DUF6036 family nucleotidyltransferase translates to MRSNVDPQKIEQLMKALGREARGSGCIYFTGGASALLIGWRSSTVDIDIRLDPEPLGIFQAIAKLKQELDINIELASPQDFLPPLPGWRDRSVFIGRYGEISFYHYDFTAQALSKISRGYNRDIDDVLAMYEQKLFSLDKLRDCFEAITSELIRFPSLNPDLLKNRIEQFIERCENKSERNQ
- a CDS encoding GNAT family N-acetyltransferase, whose protein sequence is MIFETQNLILKPILESDLSTLHKIFTDSYVRKYLCDDQVFSLQQVEEMLKQSIKHFEEEKFGLWFIKINSESEIIGFVGLWYFFEEEQPQLVYALLPKAIKKGYATEAATKILEYCFDELGYEYLVASCDQPNIASQKVAERLGMRKVEEKNVNGSPILFFRIEKLY